Proteins found in one Clostridium butyricum genomic segment:
- a CDS encoding YjdF family protein yields MANAVKLTILFNNPFWIGVFEESKGEDYKVCKVTFGAEPKDAEVYDFILQNYYKLKFKIIEDDKKDVIITSDFEKINPKRIQKLIKKEVQNKGICTKAQAALKAQHEENKIERKKKSKEEKESEKQKLYELKKYKRREKHKGH; encoded by the coding sequence ATGGCAAATGCAGTGAAACTTACTATTCTATTTAATAATCCATTTTGGATAGGAGTATTTGAAGAATCTAAAGGGGAGGATTACAAAGTTTGCAAAGTTACTTTTGGTGCTGAACCTAAAGATGCAGAAGTTTATGATTTTATATTACAAAACTATTATAAGTTAAAATTTAAAATCATTGAAGATGATAAAAAAGATGTCATAATTACAAGTGATTTTGAAAAAATTAATCCCAAAAGGATTCAAAAACTTATAAAAAAAGAAGTACAGAACAAAGGAATTTGTACTAAGGCACAGGCAGCTTTAAAAGCTCAGCATGAGGAAAACAAAATAGAAAGAAAGAAGAAATCTAAAGAAGAAAAAGAGAGTGAAAAACAGAAATTATATGAACTTAAAAAGTATAAAAGAAGAGAAAAACACAAAGGACATTAG
- a CDS encoding arginase family protein, translating to MNLRKDENPYITVMNFSDIYKKENFYKSECINWRDCSNILGTNCYCNPNAEIRIKEEIADLEPSGIHFIDSGNYHYVSQFWMEKIQENFNLVVFDYHSDMQKPALGNILSCGSWVINSLETNRYLKNVILIGLGKKEKQLIDSQYKENVICIDKDSAYMWDDNKYKFENNPIYISIDKDVLSEKVVDTNWNQGEMNLNELETILHNIIIRENVIGIDICGECSYTLDKLNSIKSNDIANSELLRFLKREKNKKEEAIYLDRDIV from the coding sequence ATGAATTTGAGGAAAGATGAAAATCCATATATTACGGTTATGAATTTCAGTGATATTTATAAGAAAGAAAATTTTTATAAAAGTGAATGTATAAATTGGAGAGATTGTAGTAATATTTTAGGGACAAACTGTTATTGTAATCCTAACGCTGAAATAAGAATAAAAGAAGAAATAGCCGATTTAGAGCCTAGTGGGATACATTTCATTGATTCTGGAAATTATCATTATGTATCTCAATTTTGGATGGAAAAAATACAAGAAAATTTTAATCTTGTGGTTTTTGATTATCACTCTGATATGCAAAAACCAGCACTTGGAAATATATTAAGCTGTGGATCATGGGTAATTAACTCACTTGAAACCAACAGATACCTAAAGAATGTTATACTCATAGGACTTGGAAAAAAAGAGAAACAATTAATAGATTCACAATATAAAGAGAATGTAATATGTATTGATAAAGATTCAGCTTATATGTGGGATGATAATAAGTATAAATTTGAAAATAATCCAATTTATATTTCAATAGATAAGGATGTTCTTAGTGAAAAAGTTGTAGATACAAATTGGAATCAAGGAGAAATGAATCTTAATGAACTTGAAACTATACTTCATAATATAATAATAAGGGAAAATGTAATTGGTATTGACATATGCGGTGAATGCTCCTATACTTTGGACAAGTTAAATAGTATAAAGAGTAATGATATAGCTAATTCTGAACTTTTAAGATTTTTAAAAAGAGAAAAGAACAAGAAAGAAGAAGCTATTTATCTTGATAGAGATATAGTATAA
- a CDS encoding WD40/YVTN/BNR-like repeat-containing protein, with the protein MILSLCIIFLIVWFIIYLYKVLKDKNEVEILVKEKEQKYELENKILKYDVHMINEKTKKESILKSVWSYLAIFILVGTTLFYGAEIYSSAVKYNGKLSWFLEELFNKKTVDFTHNNIYDDGVEGILSDIREKVDMPEDLYMSKNFVVNFKEDGTITSFDTFLYGNDEKKQLKSFLISYDYEKSNNITIYLNGDVNDDYSKDKSLDPFIETMKVVNLKNDVNKWPGEDKYEVSYSGKRNFEYSQEGIEYIDSNGNMKNDKYVSSNMTGYIVSLYIPGKESEYCPIRYNMVRDLENISEGLNVNYQSDEGLEKYFLSDDEGYELLITGSSLGSRSYSLYGTYNGGETWNIINEDPFNGDMGTADGMTFINEKLGFLSLSKSGGEYGVLYKTGDGGNSYTKVEIPTRNISLINGKCYNPFVFPKIPYEENGVLYLTVGQGSMGDYNNGVVGLYESKDYGETWEFVREMNEER; encoded by the coding sequence ATGATATTATCACTATGTATTATATTTTTAATTGTGTGGTTTATAATATATTTATATAAAGTATTAAAGGATAAAAATGAAGTTGAAATATTAGTAAAAGAGAAAGAGCAGAAGTATGAATTAGAAAACAAAATATTGAAGTATGATGTTCATATGATAAATGAAAAAACAAAAAAAGAAAGCATTCTAAAATCTGTTTGGTCTTACTTAGCAATTTTTATTCTTGTAGGAACAACACTATTTTATGGTGCAGAAATATATAGTAGTGCTGTTAAATATAATGGGAAGCTGTCGTGGTTTCTTGAAGAATTGTTTAATAAGAAAACAGTTGATTTTACCCACAATAATATATATGATGATGGAGTTGAAGGTATACTTTCAGATATAAGAGAAAAGGTAGACATGCCAGAAGATTTATATATGTCGAAAAACTTTGTTGTAAATTTTAAGGAAGATGGTACAATAACTTCATTTGACACCTTTTTATATGGAAATGATGAAAAAAAGCAACTAAAAAGTTTTCTAATAAGTTATGATTATGAAAAATCTAATAATATTACTATTTATTTAAATGGGGATGTTAATGATGATTATAGCAAAGACAAGAGTTTGGATCCATTTATAGAGACCATGAAAGTTGTTAATTTAAAAAATGATGTAAATAAATGGCCTGGAGAAGATAAATATGAAGTTAGCTATTCTGGAAAAAGAAATTTTGAATATAGTCAAGAGGGAATAGAATATATTGATAGCAATGGTAATATGAAAAATGATAAATATGTATCCAGTAACATGACTGGATATATTGTGTCTCTTTATATACCAGGAAAGGAAAGCGAATATTGTCCTATACGTTATAATATGGTAAGAGATTTAGAAAATATCTCAGAAGGTTTAAATGTAAATTATCAAAGTGATGAAGGATTAGAAAAATATTTTTTATCAGATGATGAAGGATATGAACTTTTAATAACTGGTTCATCTTTAGGAAGTAGAAGTTATTCATTATATGGTACTTATAATGGAGGAGAAACTTGGAATATTATCAATGAAGATCCTTTTAATGGTGACATGGGAACTGCAGATGGAATGACATTTATAAATGAAAAACTTGGTTTTTTATCTTTGTCAAAAAGCGGAGGCGAGTATGGAGTTCTTTATAAAACAGGGGATGGAGGAAATTCATATACAAAAGTTGAAATACCCACAAGGAATATTTCTCTTATCAACGGAAAATGTTATAATCCATTTGTTTTTCCTAAAATACCTTATGAGGAAAATGGAGTACTATATCTTACTGTAGGTCAAGGAAGTATGGGAGATTATAATAATGGAGTTGTTGGATTATATGAATCTAAGGATTATGGAGAGACATGGGAATTTGTTAGAGAAATGAATGAAGAAAGATAG